Proteins encoded by one window of Lactobacillus sp. ESL0684:
- a CDS encoding NAD(P)H-binding protein, translating into MKILITGATGGYGNYALKKLLQLVPKNEIIALARNQEKAQKLEDQGVAVRIANYDDPQTLNTAFQGVTRLLFVSSSEIDKRQAQHQNIIAAAQKNGISYIAYTSFGEADTSTSPLAVDHAYTEKLILASGIEHTFLRNNWYLENEASLVAAALKTERFVHAGGDGKAGWGLKREFAEIGARAVSGKFNFPSILEVGGPLLTYHQLADALANVTDKKLAINATDAQASAKFLEDNADLPKNAAEFSASSQEIVKSGSLAIETDDMIKYLGHPLTPIEDAVKELFVS; encoded by the coding sequence ATGAAAATTTTAATTACAGGTGCAACCGGTGGATATGGTAACTACGCTTTGAAAAAATTATTGCAATTAGTTCCCAAAAACGAGATTATCGCATTGGCTAGAAATCAAGAAAAAGCGCAAAAACTGGAAGACCAAGGAGTTGCAGTTAGAATTGCCAATTATGATGATCCACAAACATTGAATACTGCTTTTCAAGGGGTTACCCGACTGCTCTTTGTTTCTAGTAGTGAAATTGACAAGCGCCAGGCACAACATCAGAATATTATTGCTGCTGCACAAAAGAATGGTATATCTTATATTGCCTATACTAGTTTCGGTGAAGCTGACACTTCAACTAGCCCACTAGCAGTAGATCATGCTTATACTGAAAAATTAATTCTTGCCAGTGGCATTGAACACACTTTTCTTCGTAATAACTGGTATCTAGAAAATGAAGCTAGTTTAGTTGCTGCAGCTTTGAAGACCGAAAGATTCGTTCATGCTGGTGGCGATGGTAAAGCTGGTTGGGGTTTGAAACGTGAATTTGCAGAAATCGGAGCCCGTGCAGTTTCTGGCAAGTTTAACTTCCCTAGTATTTTAGAAGTTGGCGGTCCACTACTTACATACCACCAATTAGCTGATGCACTGGCTAACGTAACTGATAAGAAGTTAGCAATTAATGCTACTGATGCACAAGCATCTGCTAAGTTTTTGGAAGATAATGCTGACTTGCCAAAAAATGCAGCTGAATTTTCAGCCTCATCACAAGAAATTGTTAAAAGTGGTAGTTTAGCAATCGAGACTGATGACATGATCAAGTATTTAGGTCATCCATTAACTCCAATTGAAGATGCCGTAAAGGAATTATTTGTCAGCTAA
- a CDS encoding Rrf2 family transcriptional regulator: MSNSIQLSDTIHIISYIAIYQDTDWVSSVKIAESVQTNPSNVRKIMGNLRRAGLITTSNGRSSPELTRLATKITLYDIYQATDHQYLFQIDAKTEPKCVVGGNIQTILTTEYQKLQIAVETEMKKIMLADILDKLAQSELKLDRGNQEIVKRFCK, translated from the coding sequence ATGAGTAATTCTATCCAGTTGAGTGATACAATTCATATCATTTCCTACATAGCTATTTACCAAGATACTGACTGGGTATCCAGTGTTAAAATTGCAGAAAGCGTTCAAACCAATCCTTCTAACGTACGCAAGATTATGGGAAATTTAAGAAGAGCCGGATTAATTACGACTAGTAATGGTCGTTCAAGCCCGGAATTGACACGATTAGCTACTAAAATTACGCTTTATGATATTTATCAAGCAACCGATCATCAATACTTATTTCAGATCGATGCCAAAACTGAACCTAAGTGTGTTGTTGGTGGTAATATTCAAACAATTCTAACCACAGAATATCAAAAATTACAGATAGCAGTTGAGACCGAAATGAAAAAAATCATGTTGGCAGATATTTTGGATAAACTTGCCCAAAGTGAATTAAAGCTAGACCGCGGTAACCAAGAGATTGTAAAACGTTTTTGTAAATAA